From Agelaius phoeniceus isolate bAgePho1 chromosome 19, bAgePho1.hap1, whole genome shotgun sequence, a single genomic window includes:
- the PRKAR1A gene encoding cAMP-dependent protein kinase type I-alpha regulatory subunit, with the protein MAASSSSSSEEERSLRECELYIQKHNIQQLLKDCIVQLCTVRPERPMGFIREYFERLEKEETKQLLNQLKSGSRSDSREDEISPPPPLNPVVKYRSRRGAISAEVYTEEDAASYVRKVIPKDYKTMAALAKAIEKNVLFTHLDDNERSDIFDAMFPVTYIAGETVIQQGDEGDNFYVVDQGEMDVYVNSEWATSVGEGGSFGELALIYGTPRAATVKAKTNVKLWGIDRDSYRRILMGNTLRKRNMYEKFLSKVSILESLDKWERLTVADALEPVQFEDGQKIVVQGEPGDEFFIILEGTAAVLQRRSENEEFVEVGRLGPSDYFGEIALLMNRPRAATVVARGPLKCVKLDRPRFERVLGPCSDILKRNIQQYNSFVSLSV; encoded by the exons ATGgcagcttccagcagcagcagcagcgaggaGGAGCGGAGCCTTCGGGAGTGTGAGCTTTACATCCAGAAACACaacatccagcagctgctgaaggatTGCATTGTGCAGTTGTGCACAGTGAGACCTGAACGACCCATGGGATTCATCAGAGAGTACTTTGAGAGACTGGAGAAG GAGGAAACAAAGCAGTTGTTGAATCAGCTGAAGTCTGGTTCTCGCTCCGACTCCCGGGAGGACGAGatctcccctcctccccccctgaACCCTGTGGTTAAATACCGATCACGACGTGGGGCCATCAGTGCAGAAGTCTACACAGAAGAGGATGCTGCCTCTTATGTTAGAAAG GTTATTCCAAAAGATTATAAAACCATGGCTGCTTTGGCAAAAGCAATTGAGAAGAATGTGCTGTTTACCCATCTTGATGATAATGAGAGGAG TGACATCTTCGATGCGATGTTCCCCGTCACTTACATCGCAGGAGAGACTGTCATCCAGCAAG gTGATGAAGGTGATAACTTCTATGTTGTTGATCAAGGAGAAATGGAT GTTTATGTGAACAGTGAGTGGGCCACCAGCGTGGGTGAGGGTGGCAGCTTTGGAGAGCTCGCCCTCATCTACGGCACCCCCCGAGCTGCCACCGTCAAAGCCAAGACCAACGTCAAGTTGTGGGGCATTGACAGGGACAGCTACAGAAGGATCCTGATG gGAAATACTTTGAGAAAGAGAAATATGTATGAGAAATTCCTTAGTAAAGTATCTATATTGG AATCTCTGGACAAGTGGGAGCGTCTCACTGTGGCTGATGCCTTGGAACCGGTACAATTTGAGGATGGGCAGAAGATTGTAGTCCAGGGAGAGCCAGGAGATGAATTCTTCATTATCTTGGAG ggcacagctgcagtgttACAGCGCCGGTCAGAAAATGAGGAATTTGTTGAAGTGGGCAGACTGGGACCTTCTGATTACTTTG GTGAGATTGCTCTGCTGATGAACCGTCCTCGTGCTGCCACCGTCGTGGCTCGTGGCCCCTTGAAATGTGTGAAGCTGGACCGGCCCCGGTTCGAGCGCGTGCTGGGCCCCTGCTCGGATATCCTCAAGAGGAACATCCAGCAGTACAACAGTTTTGTATCACTGTCTGTCTGA